The nucleotide sequence AAAGTACATTTACATTCGATTATCTACGAATTATTATGGTTTCTTAAAGGTGATACTAATGTTGGTTACTTAAAAGATAACAATGTTAATATTTGGAATAATTGGATAGATAAAAATGGTGATCTTGGACCTATATACGGTAAACAGTGGCGTAGTTGGAATAGTGCATCTGGTCAAAATATTGATCAAATATCTAAAGTAATAGAACAAATAAAATCTGATCCGAACTCAAGACGAATTATAGTTTCAGCTTGGAATGTTGGCGAATTAGATAAAATGGCATTAGCACCCTGTCATACTTTATTTCAATTTTATGTGGTTAATGATCAAATTTCTTGTCAACTTTATCAACGATCGTGTGATATATTTATTGGATTACCTTTTAATATTGCAAGTTATGCATTATTATTACATATGGTAGCACAACAATGCAATTTAAAAGTAGCCGATTTTATTTGGACTGGAGGTGATGTTCATTTATATAATAACCATGTAAAACAAGCAAATTTACAGTGTTCTCGAATACCTCGTTCTCTTCCAAAGTTATTTATTAATCGTAAACCTAGTTCAATATTTGATTATAAATTTAAAGATTTTAAGCTAAAAAACTACAATCCCTATCAAAATATTAAGGCTCAAGTTGCAGTTTAAAGTAGTTATAAATTGATTATTACATTATTTGTAAATTTAAAAAATAATTAACATTAAAAATCATTTTAATATTAAATTAATTAATAGTTTGTTTTAAAATTAAAATTTAATAATTTAAAACAGTCATTATCAAATAAGTGAATATGGTATAAACATACCTGAAGTAAAAAAATAATCCGATCTTTAATAATATTTGAATTTTAAGAGAACTTATGTTTCAAGCTTATCATTCTAATCATTTAGATTTATTAAAAAATTTAATAGTAAAATTAATGGTTATGCAGCCAATTATTGATCCAATGGTAGCTGAGCAAATATTAGTACAAAGTAGTGGTATGGCCCAATGGCTACAAATAGAGTTAGCAAAAAGTTTTAATATTGCAGCTAATATTGAATTTTTATCTCCAACGGAGTTTATTTGGAATACTTTGATTAAAGTATTCCCTAAAATTTCAGAAAAAAAAATATTTAATAAATCTCATATAACTTGGAAAATAATGCATTGTTTACCGATATTATTAGATGATACATCTTTTATACCTTTAAAACAATACCTTCATAAAGATCAAGATAAACGTAAATTATATCAATTAAGTTCTAGTATTGCTGAAGTATTTGAAAAATATGTATTATTTCGTTCTGATTGGTTAAAAAATTGGGAACGCGGTAACTTAATTGATAAATTAGATAAATCTCAGTTATGGCAAGCTAAACTATGGAAATATTTAATTGATTCTAAAGAAATTAACAAAAAATATATTACAAATTTTTATGTTTATTTTATTCAAATTTTAGAAAAAACAAATCTTTTACCCCCAACTTTACCAAAACGTATATTTATTTGTGGTATTCCATCATTACCTCCTATCTACCTACAAATATTAGAAGCACTTGGTCGACATATTGATATTCATTATTTATTTATGAATCCATGCCGTTATTATTGGGGTGATATTCAAGATTATCCTTTAATGATAAAAGCACAAAAACGTCAGGTTGTTCGAACACCATCTATTTTATCAAATACGTGTAAAAATTTCCATGAACAGCAATTTATTAATCCTTTGTTATCTTCGTGGGGTAAGTTAGGAAGTGATAATATATTTTTACTGAACCGTCTAGAATCGTCAATTAATGATATTGAAGGTTTTGTCGAAATACCACAAGATAATTTATTACATAACTTACAAAGTGA is from Pantoea sp. Aalb and encodes:
- the thyA gene encoding thymidylate synthase; translated protein: MKQYLDLMQHILNEGCKKLDRTGTGTISIFGYQMRFNLQEGFPLITTKKVHLHSIIYELLWFLKGDTNVGYLKDNNVNIWNNWIDKNGDLGPIYGKQWRSWNSASGQNIDQISKVIEQIKSDPNSRRIIVSAWNVGELDKMALAPCHTLFQFYVVNDQISCQLYQRSCDIFIGLPFNIASYALLLHMVAQQCNLKVADFIWTGGDVHLYNNHVKQANLQCSRIPRSLPKLFINRKPSSIFDYKFKDFKLKNYNPYQNIKAQVAV